In Halorientalis sp. LT38, a genomic segment contains:
- a CDS encoding heavy metal translocating P-type ATPase produces the protein MSRDAATDGAGGEEPVEGVQYRLSVPDMDCPSCAGKVENAIDGVDGVSAAEFSPATGVVTLTAASERARDDAVAAAEAAGYDVVDVAEAGAGRAGPAAAEPVWRTSRAMKTAVGGVLLLAGLFVHFLPFGLDSVLATPFGHPFFLSDAILLIAVAVGGEVIVRNGFYSARNLSLDIDFLMSVAVLGATTVSLLTPERLLVEAASLAVLFNVAELLERHAVDRARNSLTELLELAPDRALVRRDGELTEVPAGDVAVGETVVVEPGEKVPLDGEVTDGESAVDEAPITGESVPVDKTVGDEVYAGSINQSGYLEFSVTAGADDTTLSRVIDLVESAQERKTKREQFVDRFAGYYTPVVVAAAILTATVPSLVFGLPAVEWVVRGITFLVIACPCAFVISTPVTVVSGVTSAARNGVLVKGGDHLEAMGEVDAIALDKTGTLTTGDLGVTDVVPLHGNEAADVLRCARGLEARSEHPIAAAIVGHASAEGVADGDREVEDFESLTGQGVRADLGGATHYAGKPALFEDLGFELDHVHFTTGAGELPDSARERCEREGCLDLVEDTIPRLQAEGKTVILVGTEDELEGLIAVSDTIRPNAARTVAALRKQGLTTVMLTGDNEGTARAVAEEVGVDEFRAGLLPEEKVNAVEALQDEYGEVAMVGDGINDAPALATADVGVAMGAAGSDTAIETADVALLGDDLTRLPYLSKLSRRANGVIRQNIWGSLGVKAVLALGIPFGFVTVIHAVLIGDVGMTSAITGNAMRLARLEPDDLLE, from the coding sequence ATGAGTCGCGATGCTGCGACGGACGGGGCCGGTGGCGAGGAGCCGGTCGAGGGCGTCCAGTACCGGCTATCGGTCCCGGACATGGACTGCCCCTCCTGTGCCGGAAAGGTCGAAAATGCCATCGACGGCGTCGACGGCGTGAGCGCCGCGGAGTTCAGTCCGGCGACCGGGGTCGTGACGCTGACCGCGGCCTCGGAGCGAGCGCGGGACGACGCGGTCGCGGCGGCGGAAGCGGCCGGCTACGACGTGGTCGACGTCGCCGAGGCCGGGGCCGGACGGGCGGGTCCCGCCGCGGCGGAGCCGGTCTGGCGGACCAGCCGGGCGATGAAGACGGCCGTCGGCGGCGTCCTGCTGCTCGCGGGCCTCTTCGTCCATTTCCTCCCGTTCGGACTCGACAGCGTGCTCGCCACGCCGTTCGGGCACCCCTTCTTCCTCTCCGATGCCATCCTGTTGATCGCCGTCGCGGTCGGCGGCGAGGTGATCGTCCGGAACGGCTTCTACTCCGCCCGGAACCTGAGTCTCGACATCGACTTCCTGATGAGCGTCGCGGTGCTGGGCGCGACGACCGTCTCCCTCCTGACGCCCGAGCGCCTGCTCGTCGAGGCGGCGTCGCTGGCCGTCCTCTTCAACGTCGCCGAACTACTGGAGCGCCACGCCGTCGACCGGGCCCGCAACTCCCTGACCGAGCTGCTGGAACTGGCGCCCGACCGGGCCCTGGTGCGTCGCGACGGGGAACTGACCGAGGTCCCTGCTGGTGACGTCGCCGTCGGCGAGACGGTCGTGGTCGAACCCGGCGAGAAGGTACCCCTCGACGGCGAGGTGACGGACGGGGAGAGCGCCGTCGACGAGGCGCCGATCACGGGTGAGAGCGTCCCGGTCGACAAGACCGTCGGCGACGAGGTGTACGCGGGGTCGATCAACCAGAGCGGCTACCTCGAGTTCTCCGTGACCGCGGGGGCCGACGACACGACCCTCTCGCGGGTGATCGACCTCGTCGAGAGCGCACAGGAGCGCAAGACGAAACGCGAGCAGTTCGTCGACCGCTTCGCCGGCTACTACACGCCGGTCGTCGTCGCGGCGGCGATCCTGACCGCGACCGTCCCGTCGCTGGTCTTCGGCCTGCCGGCCGTCGAGTGGGTCGTCCGCGGCATCACCTTCCTCGTGATCGCCTGCCCCTGCGCGTTCGTCATCTCGACGCCCGTCACCGTCGTCTCGGGGGTCACGAGTGCCGCGCGCAACGGCGTCCTCGTCAAGGGCGGCGACCACCTGGAGGCGATGGGGGAGGTCGACGCCATCGCGCTGGACAAGACGGGGACGCTGACGACCGGCGACCTCGGCGTGACCGACGTCGTCCCGCTCCACGGGAACGAGGCGGCCGACGTGCTCCGGTGTGCGCGCGGCCTCGAAGCCCGGAGCGAGCACCCCATCGCCGCGGCCATCGTCGGCCACGCCAGCGCCGAGGGGGTCGCGGACGGCGACCGCGAGGTCGAGGACTTCGAGAGCCTCACCGGGCAGGGCGTCCGCGCCGACCTCGGGGGCGCGACCCACTACGCCGGCAAGCCCGCCCTCTTCGAGGACCTCGGGTTCGAACTGGATCACGTCCACTTCACGACCGGCGCGGGCGAACTCCCGGACAGCGCCCGCGAACGCTGCGAGCGCGAGGGCTGTCTCGACCTCGTCGAGGACACCATCCCGCGGCTCCAGGCCGAGGGCAAGACGGTGATCCTCGTCGGGACAGAAGACGAACTCGAGGGCCTGATCGCCGTCTCCGACACGATCCGACCGAACGCGGCCCGGACGGTCGCGGCCCTCCGAAAGCAGGGGCTGACCACCGTGATGCTCACCGGCGACAACGAGGGGACCGCCCGCGCCGTCGCCGAGGAGGTGGGCGTCGACGAGTTCCGCGCCGGCCTGCTCCCCGAGGAGAAGGTCAACGCCGTCGAGGCGCTCCAGGACGAGTACGGCGAGGTTGCGATGGTCGGCGACGGCATCAACGACGCGCCCGCGCTGGCGACCGCCGACGTGGGCGTCGCGATGGGCGCCGCGGGGTCCGACACCGCCATCGAGACCGCCGACGTGGCGCTGCTGGGCGACGACCTCACGCGCCTGCCGTACCTCTCGAAACTCTCCCGGCGGGCCAACGGCGTCATCCGACAGAACATCTGGGGCTCGCTCGGTGTGAAAGCCGTCCTCGCGCTGGGCATCCCCTTCGGGTTCGTCACCGTCATCCACGCCGTCCTCATCGGGGACGTGGGCATGACCAGCGCCATCACCGGAAACGCGATGCGGCTGGCGCGGCTCGAACCCGACGACCTGCTGGAGTAG
- a CDS encoding enoyl-CoA hydratase/isomerase family protein, producing the protein MPEIGAGNVTVTYEDHRADVALDRPAKRNAMDLDLIDDLRAALETVDDRDDVRVMTLLGNGPVFSAGMDLELMAEADMDGHDEIYSGLRGVFDGIANLSVPTVVGIEKAAIAGAFELTLPFDFRVIGADAAYGLKETKLGIFPFGGGTQRLPRLIGLGKAKELVMQSDRIDPAEAERFGLVNEVVEPGTVDEETQAFADELATRAPMGMTRAKECLDSAFDVTLEAGLDMEYDRAREVWDTHDHREGFAAMLEDREPEFRGE; encoded by the coding sequence ATGCCAGAGATCGGTGCCGGCAACGTGACCGTAACGTACGAGGACCACCGCGCGGACGTCGCCCTCGACAGGCCCGCAAAGCGCAACGCGATGGACCTCGACCTGATCGACGACCTCCGGGCGGCCCTGGAGACCGTCGACGACCGCGACGACGTCCGGGTGATGACCCTGCTCGGGAACGGCCCCGTCTTCTCGGCCGGGATGGACCTCGAACTGATGGCCGAGGCCGACATGGACGGCCACGACGAGATCTATTCCGGACTCCGCGGCGTCTTCGACGGCATCGCGAACCTCTCCGTCCCCACTGTCGTCGGCATCGAGAAGGCCGCCATCGCCGGGGCCTTCGAGCTGACCCTCCCCTTCGACTTCCGCGTTATCGGCGCGGACGCGGCCTACGGCCTCAAGGAGACGAAACTCGGCATCTTCCCCTTCGGCGGGGGAACCCAGCGCCTCCCCCGCCTGATCGGCCTGGGGAAGGCCAAGGAACTGGTCATGCAGTCCGATCGGATCGACCCCGCGGAGGCCGAGCGGTTCGGTCTCGTCAACGAGGTCGTCGAGCCCGGAACGGTCGACGAGGAGACCCAGGCGTTCGCAGACGAACTCGCGACCCGCGCGCCGATGGGCATGACCCGGGCCAAGGAGTGCCTGGACAGCGCCTTCGACGTGACACTGGAGGCGGGCCTGGACATGGAGTACGACCGCGCCCGGGAGGTCTGGGACACCCACGACCACCGGGAGGGGTTCGCCGCGATGCTGGAGGATCGAGAGCCCGAGTTCCGCGGGGAGTGA
- a CDS encoding PIN domain-containing protein: MYAETDFLLALIKNEDWLGPAAEEVYQEHRDDLWTSQFTLIELLLVAYREDRDAEAVVTNAANLVDVRGDVDTVVTAATYVEDHGFTPFDALHLVESDGAPIVSSDETYDEFAPKIDLRDLDDE; encoded by the coding sequence ATGTACGCCGAAACGGACTTCCTCCTCGCGCTGATCAAGAACGAGGACTGGCTGGGGCCAGCCGCGGAAGAGGTCTACCAGGAGCACCGCGACGACCTTTGGACCTCGCAGTTCACACTCATCGAACTCCTGCTCGTCGCCTACCGCGAAGACCGCGACGCGGAAGCCGTCGTCACGAACGCTGCGAATCTGGTCGACGTGAGAGGTGACGTGGACACGGTGGTCACCGCAGCCACTTACGTCGAGGATCACGGGTTCACGCCGTTCGACGCGCTTCACCTCGTCGAGTCAGACGGTGCGCCGATCGTATCCAGTGACGAGACCTACGACGAGTTCGCCCCCAAAATCGACCTCCGAGACCTCGACGACGAGTGA
- a CDS encoding redoxin domain-containing protein, whose product MSLVGDCAPSFTLPGTVGDETGAIETVSLSETTDEDRAVLLLFYPFDFSPVCTTELCAIRDAEWFEFTPDLDVWAVSGDSVYAHRAFADEYGLSFPLLSDYNGEVADRYGVRYDEWDEHTDVPKRAVFLIDSDQVVRYAWHTDDALEVPDFSPVENALKEIVDTRADMTPGEPELLLEYDSSIRENR is encoded by the coding sequence ATGTCTCTTGTTGGCGATTGCGCACCGTCTTTCACGCTTCCGGGAACGGTAGGCGACGAGACGGGTGCGATCGAAACGGTCAGTTTGTCCGAAACCACCGACGAGGATCGGGCAGTGCTCCTTCTGTTCTATCCGTTCGATTTCAGCCCGGTTTGTACGACCGAGCTCTGTGCGATTCGAGACGCCGAATGGTTCGAGTTCACCCCTGATCTCGACGTCTGGGCAGTCTCCGGCGACAGCGTGTACGCTCATCGAGCCTTTGCCGACGAGTACGGGTTGAGCTTTCCGTTATTGAGCGATTACAATGGCGAAGTCGCTGACAGATACGGTGTCCGCTATGACGAGTGGGACGAGCATACAGACGTCCCAAAGCGTGCCGTGTTTCTCATCGACAGCGACCAGGTCGTTCGATACGCGTGGCACACGGACGACGCACTCGAAGTGCCCGACTTTTCGCCCGTGGAGAACGCCCTCAAGGAAATCGTCGACACTCGTGCGGACATGACCCCGGGCGAGCCCGAGTTGCTGCTGGAATACGACAGCAGTATCAGAGAGAATCGATAG
- a CDS encoding cytochrome P450 — protein sequence MAESDAGGLEGPDGWPVVGNTFQFARDPFSFYERCADMGDVVPYEIAGRTFYLVSHPEAIERVLSTEHGTFEKGSFQREQLSGILGEGLLTSEGERWREQRQRIQPTFGPEKIDSYVGIMTDCATDAAERWRGEQRIAVDDEMRRITVQILARSLFGTDISDHVETIAEAMGDIGAQAEAPAAAALLPEWVPTPWDRRARRGVEAIDGVIEDLIDRRRGDAEGRDDLLSTLLVAHEEGEIRRGTLRDQLVTFLLAGHETTSLALSYTWYLLAENPDTRERLHAEVDDVLGGAVPTMADLGDLKYTERVVTEAMRYYPPVHRVVREASEDVELQGRSIEAGSILTMPQWIVHRDRRWYDDPLRFRPERWAGDSDRPDYAYFPFGGGPRRCIGMRFAKLEAQLILATLARAHRLELAGEGGPLELQSGVTASPAEPVEMIPRAR from the coding sequence ATGGCAGAGTCAGACGCGGGTGGGCTGGAGGGGCCGGACGGCTGGCCGGTCGTCGGCAACACGTTCCAGTTCGCGCGCGATCCGTTCTCGTTCTACGAGCGGTGTGCGGACATGGGCGACGTCGTGCCCTACGAGATCGCGGGGCGGACGTTCTACCTCGTCTCCCATCCCGAGGCGATCGAGCGAGTGCTCTCGACGGAACACGGGACGTTCGAGAAGGGAAGTTTCCAGCGCGAGCAGTTGAGCGGGATTCTGGGCGAGGGGTTGCTGACGAGCGAGGGCGAGCGGTGGCGCGAGCAGCGCCAGCGCATCCAGCCCACCTTCGGGCCGGAGAAGATCGACTCCTACGTCGGGATCATGACCGACTGCGCGACGGACGCGGCCGAGCGCTGGCGGGGCGAGCAGCGAATCGCGGTCGACGACGAGATGCGCCGCATCACCGTCCAGATTCTGGCGCGTTCGCTGTTCGGGACGGACATCAGCGACCACGTCGAGACCATCGCCGAGGCTATGGGCGACATCGGCGCGCAGGCGGAAGCGCCGGCAGCGGCGGCCCTGCTCCCCGAGTGGGTGCCGACGCCCTGGGATCGGCGGGCCCGGCGCGGCGTCGAGGCCATCGACGGCGTGATCGAGGACCTGATCGACCGCCGGCGGGGCGACGCCGAGGGTCGGGACGACCTGCTGTCGACGCTGCTTGTGGCCCACGAGGAGGGCGAGATCCGGCGGGGGACGCTCCGCGATCAGCTGGTGACCTTCCTGCTCGCGGGCCACGAGACCACGTCGCTGGCGCTTTCCTACACCTGGTACCTGCTGGCCGAGAACCCCGACACGCGCGAGCGACTCCACGCAGAGGTCGACGACGTGCTGGGCGGAGCGGTGCCGACGATGGCCGATCTCGGCGACCTGAAATACACCGAGCGAGTGGTGACCGAGGCGATGCGATACTACCCGCCGGTCCACCGGGTGGTCCGGGAAGCCAGCGAGGACGTCGAGTTGCAGGGGCGGTCGATCGAGGCGGGGTCCATCCTCACGATGCCGCAGTGGATCGTCCACCGGGACCGGCGGTGGTACGACGACCCCCTGAGGTTCCGACCGGAGCGGTGGGCGGGTGACAGCGATCGGCCTGACTACGCGTACTTCCCGTTCGGCGGCGGCCCCCGGCGGTGCATCGGGATGCGGTTCGCGAAACTGGAGGCCCAGCTCATCCTCGCGACGCTCGCACGAGCGCACCGGCTGGAACTGGCAGGAGAGGGCGGGCCGCTGGAGCTACAGTCGGGCGTGACCGCGTCACCGGCCGAGCCCGTCGAGATGATTCCGCGAGCGCGGTGA
- a CDS encoding bifunctional nuclease family protein, with protein MNEATVEGVGVGVGDEGEGAPVVVLHAREELLPIFVSSDQAQSMQLAIEGEPFDRPLTHDLFVEMVAEFGGAIDKIRIDDLADGTFYAKIDAEQYHGGERKELVFDARPSDGIALGLRVDCPILISDEVLDAAGRPPEEFDVEGA; from the coding sequence ATGAACGAGGCCACCGTCGAGGGCGTCGGGGTCGGCGTCGGCGACGAAGGCGAGGGCGCGCCCGTGGTCGTCTTGCACGCGCGCGAGGAACTGCTCCCCATCTTCGTCAGCAGCGACCAGGCCCAGTCGATGCAACTGGCCATCGAGGGCGAGCCGTTCGACCGGCCCCTGACCCACGACCTGTTCGTCGAGATGGTCGCGGAGTTCGGCGGCGCGATCGACAAGATCCGCATCGACGACCTGGCGGACGGCACCTTCTACGCCAAGATCGACGCCGAGCAGTACCACGGCGGCGAACGCAAGGAACTGGTCTTCGACGCCCGCCCCAGCGACGGGATCGCCCTCGGCCTCCGGGTCGACTGCCCCATCCTGATCTCCGACGAGGTCCTCGACGCGGCCGGCCGTCCGCCCGAGGAGTTCGACGTCGAGGGCGCCTGA
- a CDS encoding rubrerythrin-like domain-containing protein — MPSGDPYSPDPPYIYECTECDHRVSADHQPALCPKCGARMADLSVPRE, encoded by the coding sequence ATGCCCAGTGGCGATCCGTACTCCCCCGACCCGCCGTACATCTACGAGTGCACCGAGTGCGACCACCGGGTCAGTGCCGACCACCAGCCGGCGCTCTGCCCGAAGTGCGGCGCCCGGATGGCCGACCTGAGCGTCCCTCGGGAGTGA
- a CDS encoding phosphopantetheine adenylyltransferase, with product MTGTRVAVAGTFGPLHDGHRNLLGTALKYADEGLIVGLTSDAFARASRTREIPSFEDRRAALETAIADLDDWGREVEIRRLTTEHGIVTDEPDIDALVVSPETAPELAAINETRRERGFDPIEGIVAPYVLAADGERISSTRIVRGEIDEHGRIRE from the coding sequence ATGACCGGCACTCGCGTGGCCGTCGCTGGGACGTTCGGGCCGCTCCACGACGGGCACCGCAACCTCCTCGGCACGGCGCTGAAATACGCAGACGAGGGGCTGATCGTCGGGCTGACCAGCGACGCGTTCGCCCGCGCGTCCCGCACCCGCGAGATCCCGTCGTTCGAGGACCGTCGGGCGGCGCTCGAAACCGCCATCGCCGACCTCGACGACTGGGGCCGCGAAGTGGAGATCAGGCGGCTGACCACCGAGCACGGGATCGTCACCGACGAGCCAGACATCGACGCGCTCGTGGTTTCGCCGGAGACGGCTCCGGAGCTGGCGGCGATCAACGAGACGCGCCGCGAGCGGGGGTTCGACCCGATCGAGGGGATCGTCGCGCCCTACGTGCTGGCGGCGGACGGCGAGCGGATCTCCTCTACGCGGATCGTCCGGGGCGAGATCGACGAGCACGGGCGAATCCGCGAGTGA
- a CDS encoding universal stress protein — translation MEDRDYDSILVPTDGSDGALAAAEHAIGLADRYDATIHVLAVVDVDDVALTTPADTDVDALKSSLRARAQADIDEVVSLARAAGQPTAEAISPGTEETILVGVPHRAIVDYVEDEGIDLVVMGTHGRRGLKRVLLGSVAERVVRTSPCPVMTIRPEEDDTEA, via the coding sequence ATGGAAGACCGCGATTACGACTCGATTCTGGTCCCGACCGACGGGAGCGACGGCGCACTGGCGGCGGCCGAACACGCCATCGGGCTGGCCGATCGGTACGACGCGACGATCCACGTCCTCGCGGTCGTCGACGTCGACGACGTCGCGTTGACGACCCCGGCGGACACCGACGTCGACGCCCTGAAATCGAGCCTCAGGGCACGGGCCCAGGCCGACATCGACGAGGTGGTGAGCCTGGCCAGGGCAGCGGGACAGCCCACAGCGGAGGCGATCAGCCCCGGCACCGAGGAGACCATTCTCGTCGGTGTCCCCCACCGTGCCATCGTGGACTACGTCGAGGACGAGGGGATCGACCTGGTCGTGATGGGGACCCACGGACGGCGCGGTCTGAAGCGAGTGTTGCTGGGCAGCGTGGCCGAGCGCGTCGTCCGCACGTCGCCGTGTCCCGTCATGACCATCCGGCCCGAGGAGGACGACACCGAGGCGTGA
- a CDS encoding AMP phosphorylase encodes MELQAREIDIGTRTPTVLLNETDASELGVHPLDRVEIEHDGRTVVGVVKLTDELVAPGELAVTRPLGHIEGPVSVTIAPNPRSASFVRKKLDDIELEAEEIEAIVTDIKYDRLTDAELSAFVTSVYTNGLSRAEIVHLTESMVAAGEEVSWDRSPVADKHSIGGVAGNRVTPIVVPIVAAAGVTIPKTSSRAVTSAAGTADTMEVFCEVEFDIDEIRAIVAETGGCMVWGGGVNLSPVDDKIIRVETPLSLDPPGQMIASVLSKKKSAGSTRVVIDIPYGEGAKVPSLAAAREMAEDFGRVGDALDMHVDCAITRGNQPVGAGIGCGLEARDVLAVLQGEGPDDLRAKSVTIADMVLAACDCDDRAAAILDDGRALAKFREIVAAQNGDPDVTAADLPIGSHTGTVAAPRDGLVSHANNRLVNETARRAGAPRDKGAGLELAARVGDAVAESDPLLTVYAQTADKLAEALRFARENVPLRVNAPDEALVERYT; translated from the coding sequence ATGGAGTTGCAGGCACGCGAGATCGACATCGGAACCCGGACGCCGACGGTGTTGCTCAACGAAACGGACGCCAGTGAGCTCGGCGTCCACCCGCTCGACAGGGTCGAGATCGAACACGACGGGCGGACCGTCGTCGGCGTCGTGAAACTCACCGACGAACTCGTCGCCCCCGGCGAACTGGCGGTGACGCGACCGCTCGGACACATCGAGGGGCCGGTCTCGGTGACGATCGCCCCGAACCCGCGGTCGGCCTCGTTCGTCCGCAAGAAGCTCGACGACATCGAACTCGAGGCCGAGGAGATCGAGGCGATCGTCACGGACATCAAGTACGACCGGCTCACCGACGCGGAGCTGTCGGCGTTCGTCACCAGCGTCTACACCAACGGCCTCTCGCGGGCCGAGATCGTCCACCTCACCGAGAGCATGGTCGCGGCCGGCGAGGAGGTGTCCTGGGACAGGTCCCCCGTCGCGGACAAACACTCGATCGGGGGCGTCGCGGGCAACCGGGTGACGCCGATCGTCGTCCCCATCGTCGCCGCCGCGGGCGTGACCATCCCCAAGACATCCTCGCGGGCGGTCACCTCAGCCGCCGGCACCGCCGATACGATGGAGGTGTTCTGCGAGGTCGAGTTCGACATCGACGAGATCCGGGCGATCGTCGCCGAGACGGGCGGGTGTATGGTCTGGGGCGGCGGCGTCAACCTCTCGCCGGTCGACGACAAGATCATCCGCGTCGAGACGCCCCTCTCACTGGACCCGCCCGGCCAGATGATCGCCTCGGTCCTCTCGAAGAAGAAAAGCGCCGGCTCCACGCGCGTCGTCATCGACATCCCCTACGGCGAGGGAGCGAAGGTCCCCAGCCTCGCCGCCGCCCGGGAGATGGCCGAGGACTTCGGCCGCGTCGGCGACGCCCTCGACATGCACGTCGACTGCGCGATCACCCGGGGCAACCAGCCCGTCGGGGCCGGCATCGGCTGCGGCCTCGAGGCCCGGGACGTCCTCGCGGTCCTGCAGGGCGAGGGCCCCGACGACCTCCGCGCCAAGAGCGTCACCATCGCCGACATGGTGCTCGCTGCCTGTGACTGCGATGACCGGGCCGCGGCGATCCTCGACGACGGGCGCGCCCTCGCGAAGTTCCGCGAGATCGTCGCCGCCCAGAACGGCGACCCCGACGTGACTGCGGCCGACCTCCCCATCGGGAGCCACACGGGCACGGTCGCGGCCCCCCGCGACGGCCTGGTCAGCCACGCGAACAACCGCCTGGTGAACGAGACCGCGCGCCGCGCCGGCGCGCCGCGGGACAAGGGCGCCGGCCTCGAACTGGCCGCCAGGGTCGGCGACGCCGTCGCGGAATCGGACCCGCTGCTCACCGTCTACGCCCAGACCGCCGACAAACTCGCGGAAGCCCTCCGGTTCGCCCGCGAGAACGTCCCGCTCCGGGTCAACGCGCCCGACGAGGCGCTGGTCGAACGGTACACCTGA
- a CDS encoding DUF4112 domain-containing protein yields the protein MDSEFEERLAEAVDGDLPEGVDEAALERVKAVAYVMDESIRVPGTDVRVGLDPLVSAVPVVGDVIGGGLSMYIVVESAYMGVSYTTLARMLANVAIDLAGGSIPFVGTVFDAFWKTNVRNVELLVEELSAQADRSPPKTTDPEPVTIEVTESD from the coding sequence ATGGACTCCGAGTTCGAGGAGCGACTCGCTGAGGCGGTCGACGGCGACCTGCCCGAGGGGGTCGACGAGGCGGCCCTCGAGCGGGTGAAGGCGGTCGCCTACGTCATGGACGAGAGCATCAGGGTCCCCGGGACGGACGTTCGGGTCGGGCTCGACCCGCTCGTGAGCGCGGTGCCGGTCGTCGGCGACGTGATCGGCGGCGGCCTCTCGATGTACATCGTCGTCGAGTCGGCGTACATGGGCGTCTCCTACACGACGCTGGCCCGGATGCTCGCGAACGTGGCGATCGACCTGGCCGGGGGCTCGATCCCGTTCGTCGGCACGGTCTTCGACGCGTTCTGGAAGACGAACGTCCGGAACGTCGAGTTGCTCGTCGAGGAGCTAAGCGCCCAGGCCGACCGGTCGCCGCCGAAGACGACCGATCCCGAGCCGGTGACCATCGAGGTCACGGAGTCGGACTGA
- a CDS encoding AbrB/MazE/SpoVT family DNA-binding domain-containing protein yields the protein MSEARLDDRGRLTLPKEFRERYGDRYHVVDLHDGIKLVPIDDDPLAALREEFEDVEKSAEELRSGARETAIDEAGQ from the coding sequence ATGTCGGAGGCAAGGCTAGACGATCGGGGTCGGCTCACGCTCCCGAAGGAGTTCCGTGAACGATACGGTGATCGGTATCACGTCGTCGACCTCCACGACGGAATCAAGCTGGTGCCCATCGACGACGACCCACTCGCCGCGCTCCGTGAGGAGTTCGAAGATGTAGAAAAGTCGGCCGAGGAACTCCGTTCCGGAGCCAGGGAAACGGCAATTGACGAGGCGGGGCAGTAG